From one Rhodamnia argentea isolate NSW1041297 chromosome 1, ASM2092103v1, whole genome shotgun sequence genomic stretch:
- the LOC115729310 gene encoding 40S ribosomal protein S4-3, protein MARGLKKHLKRLNAPKHWMLDKLGGAFAPKPSSGPHKSRECLPLILILRNRLKYALTYREVIAILMQRHVLVDNKVRTDKTYPTGFMDVISIPKTNENFRLLYDTKGRFRLHSIRDDEAKFKLCKVRSVQFGQKGIPYLNTYDGRTIRYPDPLIKANDTIKLDLEANKITEFIKFDVGNVVMVTGGRNRGRVGVIKNREKHKGTFETIHIQDSQGHEFATRLGNVFTIGKGTKPWVSLPKGKGIKLSIIEEARKRLAAQASATA, encoded by the exons ATG GCGCGAGGGTTGAAGAAGCATTTGAAAAGGCTCAATGCTCCCAAGCATTGGATGCTCGACAAGCTAGGCGGTGCATTC GCACCTAAGCCATCTTCTGGACCTCACAAATCCAGGGAATGTTTGCCCTTGATCCTTATTCTGCGAAACAGGCTGAAGTATGCTCTTACATATCGTGAAGTCATTGCCATCTTGATGCAGCGACATGTCCTTGTTGACAACAAAGTCAGGACGGATAAGACTTACCCTACCGGTTTTATGG ATGTGATCTCAATCCCCAAGACAAATGAGAACTTCCGTCTGCTCTATGACACTAAGGGCCGATTCCGACTCCACAGCATCAGGGATGATGAGGCAAAG TTCAAGCTTTGCAAGGTTCGCTCAGTCCAGTTTGGGCAGAAAGGCATCCCATATCTCAATACCTATGATGGCCGTACCATCCGCTATCCCGACCCTCTGATCAAGGCTAATGACACCATCAAACTTGACCTTGAGGCCAACAAGATCACTGAGTTCATCAAGTTCGATGTCGGAAACGTCGTCATGGTTACCGGGGGAAGGAATAGGGGACGTGTCGGAGTTATCAAGAACCGGGAAAAGCATAAGGGAACTTTCGAGACCATTCACATCCAAGACTCACAGGGCCATGAGTTTGCTACTCGATTGGGCAATGTTTTCACGATCGGAAAGGGAACCAAGCCTTGGGTCTCCCTTCCTAAG